TGAGGAAAGGTTTCTTGTTAAAAAGATCAACTTATTTTTAGCACGTTTGTTTGTTCATGTGAGGGTCTCTGCATCTGTTACATCTTGGATACGTACAGCCAGCGGTTAAAGAACCAGTAATACAAAAGTGTCTTGTGCCTTTGCCCTGCAGTTTAGACTGTAACTCCATGATTTATGCCCTGTCATGTTTCACTTGCGTAGATCATTACAGGGGTTTATCGTATGCTACCATTCCCTGCACTTTTGTTTCACTGTCTTAATATCAAAGTTGAAATTAAATACATAAACATGTCTTTCTCAGCCTCTTTGTTACATGTTACAATAGCCAATTTAGATAGACATTAAATTGAAACAATTTAATCTAGATTCTCTGCTTTGGCTACCTAATCACTTAATTTTGGCACATGAAGATGGTCTGATATTAATATGAAACAGGTCGACGTGTCTATCTGCCACTGTAACTCAGCATGAAACAAATTCGGTAGAATAGTATGAATATTAAATTAGGCACTTTAAGCAAAGCTGTACCTTTCTATGGATGAGATTGAATCATTAAATCTGCCATCATTAACCATACTCAGCCCATTTGCTTCATAGGTAGTACTTTACTACTGCCTTGCATGGACCACTCTTCCCCTCACCCAAACTTGCTTCACGTTCCGATCATCTCCGTTAAACAACCACTTGGCAATCTTCTCTTCCCAAGTCTCCCACCCAAAGATGTTGACGttgccatcttcctctgcgATTCCATCCATATCAACACTTCCTAGTCGAATCAACTGCGCATCCCATTCCATCCCCTCCTCAAACCCACCGATTCTATCTTCAAGCCCGACCACTTGTGCTCCGCCGCGAGTCGCAAGGTACAAGACCTCTTCCACTGTCAACTTGTTCCGTTCCTTGTCTTCCTGCAGACCCATGGCGACATGCCGACTGACGAGAGCTGCTTGCCGTGCCGCTTCGAGAACAGAAGGGCTGTAGCCGCCGCTCATATCCGTGCCGAGACCAACAGTAATGCCCTGATCCCAAAGCCAGCGCACTCGAGCGGATCCACTGGTGAGGGAGCTGTTACTGCATGGACAATGTGAGACCTTGCTTCCACGCTTTGCTATTAACTTGGCCTCTTCGTCTGTCAAATGCACAGCATGTGCCAGAATCGTCCGGGAAGTCAACAGGCCGCACTCGTCGTAAAGCTGCGTATATGACTCTGATTCTGGAAACAACTCCGCAACTAGTTCAATCTCCCCTTCGTTCTCCGAGACATGTGTCTGTACAGGAAGATCTAGCTCCTTCTGGATCTTTGCCAACCCCTTCATCGACTCGCTAGAGCAAGTCGGTGCAAAGCGCGGCGTCAACACAGGCGAAACCAGCTTGAACCCTGGGTCGATCTTTTGCACGTGCTGAATAGTCTGTCTCGTCTTCTCTAGTCCTTCTTGGACGCTCTCATCGCGGTAGTAGCTGGGACACATGTCCGGGTTATCCATGCACACGCGGCCTACAAGAGCTCTTTGTCCGATTTCCAGACAAAGATCGGCAAGAAGGTTTGTCGCCGCTACGTCGATTGTCGCATAGTAAGCTGCCGTTGTTGTTCCGTGAGAAAGTGTTCGTCGCACACATGAACCATATACTCGACGCGCCTTGTTCAAGTCTTTGAGACTGGACTCGAGGGGAAACGTGTATTTTTCTAGCCAGTCCAGAAGTGTTGTTTTTCCAAATATTCCCACATTCGGGTACTGAGATGCATGAACATGGGAGTCTAAGGTTTGTTAGTGTAtgctttgtcaaagacaCTCTATGGGTAAGGTACTCACCGACAAACCCAGGGAAGAAGAACTCGCCAGGTTTAGCGATATgaacatcaacttcactcAGTTCCCAGCCCAGTAGTTCATCAAGTCTCTGTTCAAGCTGATCTCGGTCGCAACCTTTAGTGTCAACTTTGACAATCTTGCCCTCTCCATCAACACAGACAAGGGTATCATGATGGTAGTTGAGTTCTTTCGGGCTTTTGCTGGAAATAAACGTTCCGAAAAAGACCTGCTTCTTCGAGTTTTCCATGTTTGAAGATCCTGTATTTTGATCTCTTAAGAGAAGCATTATTGTGTTGATGAGTGGTAGATGGAGTGAAAGTAAGGGAGAGAGGGATGATGTAATATCTCAAAGCGTTGATCGAGCCAAGAGAACAAACAAAAGGTCAACAAGAAAGAAGCGAGAGCCAAAAAGCACAAACCTCTTTTTCTAATCTTGGTATCCCGGACTTATATACATATTCATCAACACGTAAACTCCCATGGCTTAGATCCATTGACCGATATATCTATCTCCTTGTTAGCGACCAAAACGGACTTTGGCTCCGTGATAGGCCACCTCCACCTCTTGTCCGTCTCCGGCTGTCGCCGGCAGCCGAATTAATTCATTGGCATGCAAACGGGAGTCAGTGGAGACAAAAGGTACCTTCATTGCCGAGGCATCGTCAGCTGAATCTCAAGTACCTCTTGTCCAGCTCGGTAATTATTCCCATCATCAGCTTCCATCGTGTCACGAAATAAGTATCCCAAACGTCACACAAGTACAGGCAAGAAGGCGATCAATCAGAGTTGAAAGTAGATAAATGTCATCAAACATTCAACATTGTCTATCAAGTAAAACAAGCAAACTAACGCCCCTCTAGCTAAAGATAACACGATACATCGTAATATACTCATCCCAAATAACAGTCCAAACCGGGATTCTGTAGACCTTCTCTTCATAATCATCCATCTCTAATCTTGTCTTCCGTCATAACATGTCTTTGCATGATTTCCTTCCTCATTTTAAttatcttctttttctcttggattttattctttatttatttttatttttgtttcCGCAACGGCTTAAGCAGCACGGCCAGATCCCTCGTATTCGCCGCTGGAGCTGTCGCTACCCTCAACACCGTTGGCAGCAACCTCATCCTGGTTGTACTTGTCCCAGTTGGCCAAAACGGCACCAATCTTGGGCGAGTTGGTCAGCTTGTAAACATCCTCAAAGTACTCCTTGGTGAGCGCAAAAGGTTTGGCTGTCACGTTGGGAATGTACTTTCCAACCAGCTTAGAAGGATCAATGGAAGtcttgttgatcttcttgagcAAGAAGGAACGGAAAGGCTTGACACCGGATCGGAGGAAGGTTGAGTGGAAGGGCACGTCGATACCTCGGAGAGGGATGGTAGCGAAGCCACGCTCCAACTCGAGGGGTGTAGGCTTGGCCAGGGTCTTCTCAGCACAGCCGCGAATAATCTCGCGGAGGTGTCCCTTGACCTCCTCAATGTTGTCCTTGACCTCTTCAATGTCGACcttctggatcttgatgaagttggttACACCAGCAAGAGTGTCAAGCGCACGGAGGTCACCAGCGCAGACGTACTGCTGGTTGGCAATGTTGTAGTTGACAATCTCGAGAAGCCAGCCCGTCTCCTCGGCAATGTTGTCGACAACGAACTGGAGAGCAGCTTCGTTGAAGGTCTTGCTGATGCGGCTGGGGTTGACAGCGCACATGGAGTAGTTGGATCGGCCAGCGGCATCACGCTCAACGGCAACCTGCATGGTGAGACCACGGTAGAACACAACTGACACCAAACTCTCGATGGGCATGACCTCAGCAAGGGCAGCCAGGGCCGAGTATTCACCGAGCGAGTGACCGGCAAATGTGCTGTTGTTGGGCACAAGTCCCTTGGCCTTCATGTCCTCGAAGCTGGCCTTCTCCATGAGGGTAAGGGCAGGCTGTGTGAACTGGGTGGCCGAGAGAAGACCAGTAGGGGATCGGTAGGTGTACGAGGTGGTGGTCTCGTCGATCTCCTTGAAGATCTTCTCAGACTTGATGCTACCATCGGCGGCAACGGTCTCAAACGTCATGGCGATGTAGTTCTGGCGGATAGCCTTACCACGGGGGCCACCGAAGTGGATGGTAAGCTCCTTGGGGTTGTTCTTGACGATGTTGGTGATGGAGAAACCTGCCATAGATTAGTAAATAGAATATGAATCATGATGCGAATACAACTTACCATAAGCGTCGAGAAGGTACTTGTCGGCGCGGTCCCAGACCTCCTTGGCAACAGGGCTGCTGGCGTACAGCTCCATACCCATACCCTGCTCCTGAGAACCTTGACCAGTGAAGACATAGGCGGTAGCGGGCTGCTCAACCTCGGCCTCACCTTCGAGGACCTTGTCCTCGGTCTCCTTGTTTCGGACCTCGACCTTGATGATCTTGCGACCAGAGACCATGCCAGAGTGCTGAAGCTTGACCTCAAGATCATCGTTGGGCAGGACCATACCAACCAGCGAGGCGTGGAAGCTTCGGACACGTCCAATGTTATTCTCAGCAGCCCAGGTCTCGATGAGGCTTCGGACGGAAGCACTGGAGTACATGCCGTGAGTGATGGTACCAGGGAGGTTGGCGTAGCTGGAGAAGACACGAGAAACGTGAATGGGGTTGTAGTCACCGGAAACGCGGGCGTAGTTCTCGTTGGAAGCAGGAGCTCGGAGGGCGAGAGGGGACCTTCCACTGAGAGGGATGGCGTTCTCAAAGTTGATGGGCTGGTCAATAGGCTGGCCGTTACGTTCAAGGTAGTCGATGACAGGGTTGCCGTGAGACTCTCCGGTCTCGTAGTCAACGCTACCAACCTGGATGATCTCCTTGGTGGGGAGCTCGAGAAGGACCTGACCTCGGGTCTCGATGCTGCTGAAGacagtcttgttcttgtagcGAACCAAGCTCTGGAGGCGGAAAGTCAGGGTCTGGCCGAGCAAGTCAATGTTCTGAGGAAGCTCGTCCACGGAGAACCAGTCCTTGGATCGAAGGATAGCGACATCGCGGGTTGTGGCAAGGTGAACCTGGATGGGTGTCTCGACCTTTCGCTGGAAAGTGTTCTCATAGTCGGTGTAAGTACCGCGGTACAAGAACTGAGAGGTGACCTCCATAACAGGCTTGCCATCACGGACGAGAGTACCACAGACCTCGACCATCTTACCAGCTTCCTGGTTGATGACGGCGTTGATCTGGGCAGTGGTAGAGACCTCGTCGCCCTTCTTGAGAGGCTCAGCGCCAGGGATCATGCGGAACTGGTTGGACAAGTGGACGAGCTTCAGGAGATCACCATCAATGGTGCGAGGGAAGATGGGCTTGGTAATAGCCTTCCAGCCAATGACGATGGCAAAGTCCATGGGAGCGTAGACAGTCTTGCCAGGTCGGTCGACAAAGGCCTCGCCAGTGTTGCCGACAGCATGGACGAAGTCGTTGATAGCCTCACCAGTGATGGTGGTCTTACCACCGTCGAACTTGGCGGTGACATCAGCATCCAAGTCAAGGGCCTCCTCACCGAACCATGCCTTCCAGTAGAACTCCTTGATGCGGTCGTTGCGACCCTCCATAACCTCACGGATAGGAGAGTAACCAGCCTCAGGGTGGTAGGTGAACTCCAGAGGAAGAGCAGCAGGCTTTCCGAGAGCAGTGGTCTCCTTGATCATGTTGACCTGGATCTTGTTCTCGCCGACAAGCTTAACCTCGATCACATCGATGTACTGGTTGTGGCGGGGCTGCTCGCGGACAACAATGGTTGTCTTGGAAGGATCGTTGGGATAACAGATCTCAACGAACAGACCACGAGAAGGAGCAAAGATGCGTCGGATGGGGTTGGTCTGAAACTTCTGGCCCTGAGCAACAACATCAGCCATGAGCAAAGCATGGCGCCAGTTGCGGTTGGGACCGGCAAGGAGAGACAGCCAAGAGTCAAGCTCAGGGAGGGTGGCGGCAGCAGATGACGACAGGCGGTAGGTGTTCTTATAAGTGTCATAGCTGACAGTTAGGCcctcaacatcaagaggAATCTCGGGATCAACAAGCTTGCCACCAAAGTACTCGATGTAAGGGATGGAGGCCTTGTTGTCGTTGTACAGATCTCTAGCGAGGTACTTGACATGAGTCTCGTGGATGTCATCGAGAATTGACTTGATAGGCTGGTCAATCTCAGTAGAGAACTTGGCAGCAGCAGGTCCCTGGAGAATGCAAGTGCGGCCAACATCCTGGTCAACAACAGCATCCAGATCTTCAGACTGCCATAGGGAGTCCTTCTTGAAGTAGAACTCGAAGTTGTCGTCAAAGACAGGAATGAAGGTGACAGGCTTCTGAGTGGGTCGCATGCACATGATAAGGAAGTGCTGAACATCCTGGGCGTTGATGATCTGAGTCTCGGCATCGGGGTAGGCGGCGAGAACGCGGTCGATAACCTCGAAAGGATCGCTGAGCTCGGAGTAGCTCTGGAGAAGAGAGGCCTGGCCAGGGGTAGCGGTCAGACGCTCCTCGAGACGGTGGATGTAATCACCGACAAGAACAGTGTAAGAGCGGTCGATCCAGCGAGATTGGTGCTTGACGTAGAGGAGTTCGACAAGACGTCGCAGAACCTC
This Fusarium poae strain DAOMC 252244 chromosome 3, whole genome shotgun sequence DNA region includes the following protein-coding sequences:
- a CDS encoding hypothetical protein (BUSCO:203at5125), which translates into the protein MYGAGQGAQTGISTPRSSASLRPLTLSHGSLETSFLIPTNLHFHASQLKDKFVATLPEATDELAQDDEPSSVPDLVARYLDLIAHEVDEGEDDDAGSYEEVLKLVLNEFERNFLRGNEAHAIAANLPGIESKKLDFIRSYYTARSVCNRPIKPHASALFRAAEDGDAEIYTIFGGQGNIEEYFEELREIFKTYSSFVGDLITRSAELLQTLSKDPKAEKMFPKGLDIMNWLHHEDSTPDVDYLISAPVSFPLIGLVQLAHYEVTCKVLGVHPGMLRERITGSTGHSQGIVMAAATAAADSWDSWQDISNSVLTMLFWIGTRSQQAFPTTSMTPTMLRESSEHGEGSPTPMLSIRDLPQTEVQKHIDATNQYLPEDRHISISLINSPRNLVVTGPPTSLYGLNTQLRKVKAPVGLDQNRIPFTERKVRFANRFLPITAPFHSKYLSEATAMIDEDLKDISIDSSDLGIAVFDTNTGKDLREEVKGNIIPALVRLITRDPVNWEKATVFPDATHILDFGPGGVSGLGVLTSRNKEGTGVRVILAGTVDGGMNDLGYKAELFDRDEENAVKYAIDWVKEFGPKLVTNKSGRTYLDTKMSRLLGLPPVLVAGMTPCTVPWDFVAATMNAGYHIELAGGGYFVGPMMTDAISKIEKAIPAGRGISINLIYVNPRAMAWQIPLIQKLRSEGVPIEGLTIGAGVPSLEVAQEYIETLGLKHISFKPGSLDAIQSVINIAKANPHFPVMLQWTGGRGGGHHSFEDFHHPILQMYGRIRRQENIILVAGSGFGGADDTYPYITGDWSKKYGYPPMPFDGCLFGSRMMVAKEAHTSKAAKEAIVAAPGLEDNEWEQTYKGPAGGVLTVRSEMGEPIHKLATRGVRFWAEMDQKIFSLPKEKRVAELKKNKDYYIKKLNDDCQKVWFGRNKEGKAVDLDDMTYAEVLRRLVELLYVKHQSRWIDRSYTVLVGDYIHRLEERLTATPGQASLLQSYSELSDPFEVIDRVLAAYPDAETQIINAQDVQHFLIMCMRPTQKPVTFIPVFDDNFEFYFKKDSLWQSEDLDAVVDQDVGRTCILQGPAAAKFSTEIDQPIKSILDDIHETHVKYLARDLYNDNKASIPYIEYFGGKLVDPEIPLDVEGLTVSYDTYKNTYRLSSSAAATLPELDSWLSLLAGPNRNWRHALLMADVVAQGQKFQTNPIRRIFAPSRGLFVEICYPNDPSKTTIVVREQPRHNQYIDVIEVKLVGENKIQVNMIKETTALGKPAALPLEFTYHPEAGYSPIREVMEGRNDRIKEFYWKAWFGEEALDLDADVTAKFDGGKTTITGEAINDFVHAVGNTGEAFVDRPGKTVYAPMDFAIVIGWKAITKPIFPRTIDGDLLKLVHLSNQFRMIPGAEPLKKGDEVSTTAQINAVINQEAGKMVEVCGTLVRDGKPVMEVTSQFLYRGTYTDYENTFQRKVETPIQVHLATTRDVAILRSKDWFSVDELPQNIDLLGQTLTFRLQSLVRYKNKTVFSSIETRGQVLLELPTKEIIQVGSVDYETGESHGNPVIDYLERNGQPIDQPINFENAIPLSGRSPLALRAPASNENYARVSGDYNPIHVSRVFSSYANLPGTITHGMYSSASVRSLIETWAAENNIGRVRSFHASLVGMVLPNDDLEVKLQHSGMVSGRKIIKVEVRNKETEDKVLEGEAEVEQPATAYVFTGQGSQEQGMGMELYASSPVAKEVWDRADKYLLDAYGFSITNIVKNNPKELTIHFGGPRGKAIRQNYIAMTFETVAADGSIKSEKIFKEIDETTTSYTYRSPTGLLSATQFTQPALTLMEKASFEDMKAKGLVPNNSTFAGHSLGEYSALAALAEVMPIESLVSVVFYRGLTMQVAVERDAAGRSNYSMCAVNPSRISKTFNEAALQFVVDNIAEETGWLLEIVNYNIANQQYVCAGDLRALDTLAGVTNFIKIQKVDIEEVKDNIEEVKGHLREIIRGCAEKTLAKPTPLELERGFATIPLRGIDVPFHSTFLRSGVKPFRSFLLKKINKTSIDPSKLVGKYIPNVTAKPFALTKEYFEDVYKLTNSPKIGAVLANWDKYNQDEVAANGVEGSDSSSGEYEGSGRAA
- a CDS encoding hypothetical protein (MEROPS:MER0037714), with translation MLLLRDQNTGSSNMENSKKQVFFGTFISSKSPKELNYHHDTLVCVDGEGKIVKVDTKGCDRDQLEQRLDELLGWELSEVDVHIAKPGEFFFPGFVDSHVHASQYPNVGIFGKTTLLDWLEKYTFPLESSLKDLNKARRVYGSCVRRTLSHGTTTAAYYATIDVAATNLLADLCLEIGQRALVGRVCMDNPDMCPSYYRDESVQEGLEKTRQTIQHVQKIDPGFKLVSPVLTPRFAPTCSSESMKGLAKIQKELDLPVQTHVSENEGEIELVAELFPESESYTQLYDECGLLTSRTILAHAVHLTDEEAKLIAKRGSKVSHCPCSNSSLTSGSARVRWLWDQGITVGLGTDMSGGYSPSVLEAARQAALVSRHVAMGLQEDKERNKLTVEEVLYLATRGGAQVVGLEDRIGGFEEGMEWDAQLIRLGSVDMDGIAEEDGNVNIFGWETWEEKIAKWLFNGDDRNVKQVWVRGRVVHARQ